A region of Vitis vinifera cultivar Pinot Noir 40024 chromosome 15, ASM3070453v1 DNA encodes the following proteins:
- the LOC109121995 gene encoding uncharacterized protein LOC109121995: protein MAGDDEQPPLPPPKREMNSPFFLGTGDRPGDFITPTRLHGDNYDDWASDIQLALEARRKFEFLEGTITGPQPPYTQSDWNTVNAMLGSWITNTIDPELKTSIAKCEQPKSMSVTTYYGKLNVLWEELFKNEPLISCTCCSSCTAASLHQARREQGKLHDFLMGLNTDLYAQLRTNILSQDPLPSLDRAYQLVIQDERVRLAKAVTEDKPAEVLGFAVRTGAGRGRGKTERPVCSHRKKTGHETSTCWSFVACPHCHKHGHDKNNCYEIVGYPEGWLDQNKADGGAGRSRQQAGRGRGSARANTASSTIGASSTKSSTDQLFTPEQWKALAGLIGNAQVPYDRLNGKFDTKSWIIDTGATHHVTGDLSWLFDTIALFECPVGLPNGESIVATQSGSVRLSNNITLKNVLYVPKLNCNLLSDHTRELIGTGVRRDGLYYFGGAEGDSVEHVSVHNAASTLELWHKRMGHPSEKVVKLLPPDVFPFGNPGVVNIIPDNIVPTVNVEIDSDFADFVDDDVDLPNPQAQTQNPNLIQPEPQAHQDLSPEPEVVPTVGLDSLGLDNTSNGQSAPMGKGMRDKFPSVL, encoded by the exons ATGGCCGGCGACGATGAACAACCACCATTGCCGCCACCTAAAAGGGAGATGAATTCACCTTTTTTTCTCGGCACAGGAGACCGACCAGGCGACTTCATCACTCCCACTCGCTTACACGGCGACAATTACGATGATTGGGCTTCTGATATTCAGTTGGCATTGGAGGCACGCCGCAAGTTTGAATTTTTGGAAGGCACTATCACCGGACCACAACCTCCATATACCCAATCTGATTGGAACACCGTGAATGCAATGTTGGGTTCTTGGATTACAAACACAATCGATCCCGAG TTAAAGACTTCAATTGCTAAGTGTGAGCAACCGAAATCTATGTCTGTTACAACTTACTATGGCAAATTGAATGTATTATGGGAGGAATTATTTAAGAATGAACCGCTAATTTCTTGCACTTGTTGTTCGTCTTGTACTGCCGCATCATTGCACCAAGCAAGACGTGAACAAGGAAAATTACATGACTTCTTGATGGGACTCAACACTGATCTGTACGCTCAATTACGAACCAATATCCTTTCTCAAGATCCCTTGCCTTCGCTTGATCGAGCGTACCAACTGGTGATACAAGATGAGCGTGTGCGGCTCGCCAAGGCAGTCACAGAAGACAAGCCAGCAGAGGTCCTTGGCTTTGCTGTCCGTACAGGTGCTGGAAGAGGACGAGGAAAAACGGAGAGGCCTGTGTGTAGCCACCGCAAGAAGACGGGGCATGAGACTTCAACTTGCTGGTCCTTCGTTGCTTGTCCTCACTGTCACAAACATGGCCATGacaaaaataattgttatgAAATAGTGGGTTATCCTGAGGGGTGGTTGGATCAAAACAAGGCTGATGGGGGTGCTGGACGTAGTCGTCAGCAGGCTGGTCGTGGGCGTGGTTCAGCTCGTGCTAACACAGCAAGTAGCACAATTGGAGCATCCTCTACTAAAAGTTCTACCGATCAACTCTTCACACCCGAACAATGGAAAGCTCTTGCGGGCTTAATTGGTAATGCTCAAGTTCCGTATGACAGGTTGAATGGTAAGTTTGACACGAAGTCATGGATCATTGACACCGGGGCAACTCATCACGTGACCGGTGATTTATCTTGGTTATTTGATACTATAGCGCTGTTTGAGTGTCCGGTTGGCCTTCCTAATGGTGAATCTATTGTTGCGACCCAATCCGGTTCCGTTCGTTTGTCGAATAACATCACTCTTAAAAACGTTCTTTATGTGCCGAAACTCAATTGCAATTTACTTTCG GACCACACCAGGGAGCTGATTGGAACGGGAGTTAGGCGAGATGGACTTTACTACTTCGGTGGAGCTGAAGGTGATTCGGTAGAACATGTTTCTGTCCACAATGCAGCCTCCACTTTGGAGTTGTGGCACAAAAGGATGGGACATCCTTCAGAGAAAGTAGTGAAGTTACTTCCTCCA GATGTTTTTCCGTTTGGTAACCCGGGTGTTGTGAATATTATTCCGGACAACATTGTGCCTACGGTAAATGTTGAAATTGAtagtgattttgctgattttGTCGATGATGATGTTGATTTGCCTAACCCACAAGCCCAAACACAAAATCCCAACCTCATCCAACCTGAACCCCAAGCCCACCAAGATCTTTCACCTGAGCCGGAAGTTGTTCCCACTGTTGGGCTTGATTCACTTGGGCTTGACAATACAAGCAATGGGCAGTCTGCTCCTATGGGAAAGGGAATGAGGGATAAATTTCCTTCGGTTCTATGA